The Pseudomonas sp. TH06 genome contains the following window.
TCAAGGATAAAGGCCCCGTCATGTCTCAAACAAAGCAGCAACTCGCCCTGAAGAAAGCCGAACTCAGCGCTCACCCGATCTTCGCCGAAATCAATTCAATGACTGTCTTGCGCCGCTTCATGGAAACCCATGTGTTTGCCGTGTGGGATTTCATGTCGCTGACCAAGCGCCTGCAGCAGGAACTGACCTGCACCCGTCTGCCATGGCTGCCGCCGCGTGATCCGCATGCAGCCCGACTGATCAACGAAATTGTCCTCGGTGAGGAGTCCGATGACCGCTTGGACCACGGTCATTACAGCCATTTCGAACTGTATCTGGATGCCATGCGCGAAGTCGGTGCGAGCACCGCAGCAGCGGAACGCTTCGTCGCGCTGCAACAGGAAGGCGTGAGTTATGACGTCGCGCTGCAAAGTGTCGAAGTCGATCCGGCCGCCGCGCAGTTTGTCCGAGACACTTTGCGCACCGCCCTGCATGCACCGGGGCACAGCGTCGCCGCCGCGTTTTTGCATGGCCGCGAAAGTGTGATCCCGACCATGTTCCAGCGCATCCTCGACGACTGGGGCATCGGCATCGAACAGGCGCCGATCTTTCGCTATTACCTGGAGCGGCACATCGAGGTCGATTCCGAGGATCACGGCCCGGCGGCAGAGCAACTGCTGAAGCGTCTGGTCGATGGCGACCCGCAGCGCGAAGCCGAGGTTTACGCCAGCGCCATTGCCGCCGTGGAAAGCCGCATCGCGCTGTGGGATGGCCTGCGCGTAAGCATGCGCGAACCGTTGGCGGAGGTGGCCCAATGAACGCCGCCGACTACCAATCCTTCGCCGATGCCTGGGAAAGCCGCGCGACCATCCGCACCCGTCCGCGGCGGATGCTGGAAAACGACGAGCGCCTGATCTATCCGCTCAGCCGGCAACCGCTGGTGCTCAGCGACACCTTCCTGCGGGAGTGCCCGCAGCAGCGTGATTTCGCCCTGGTGCAGACGCTGTACAAGTTCATCAACGACGTGGTGATTTTCGAGACGGAAATCGTCGACAAGACCGCGCGCAGCATCGCCAAGGATCGCTTCGCCGTGGCGTTTCCTTTTGCCTGTCGCTACGACGCGATGACGGTGGTGGTAGACGAGGATTACCACGCGCTGGTGGCGATGGACTTCATGCAGCAAACGGTGGCCATGACCGGCATCGAGCCGATTCAACTGCCCAACGAAATCGAGCTCAGCCGGGCCATCCCTGCCGCCGTCGCACGGGCCCCGGAACACTTGCGCAGTGCCGTCGAATTGATCTGTGTGGCCATCGCCGAGAACACCGTAACCGGCGATGTCGCGGCGTTCGCCCGCGACGACACGGTCAAGCCGTCGATCAAAGGGCTGATGGCCGACCACTTGCTTGATGAGGGTCGCCATTCGAGCTTCTGGGCGCGGATGGTGCGCATCTATTGGCACACCGCGAGTGAGGCGGATCGCGAAACCATCGCGCAGATCCTGCCGGTATTCATCGGCCACTACCTGACCAACGACATCCAGAAATCCTTCGACCTGCGCCTGATCGATGCCCTGCCGGTCGGCGAGACCACACGCCATTCGCTGAGGGAGGAAATGGCCGGACTGGCATTTCCGATCAATCGCCACCATCCGCTGGTGGGCAACATCGTCAAGTTCTTCCACAACAGTTCGCTGCTCGACACACCGTGCGTGCAGCACGCCCTGCACGACTACCTGGTTTGATGAGGAGGCCGACATGAAACGTCTCGACATTTTGCTGATTGGCGTCAGCCAGGCCATGACCGACCTGGCGCATGAACTTGAACAACATGGACACACATTGGCGCGCAGCGGCGCCGCGCAACCGACGGTGGATCTGATCATCGACGAAGGCTTCATCGGCGCCGGCGATTTCTGCGCCATCCCCCACCTGCATCTGCGTTTGGGTGTCGGGGCGCTAAGCCTTGCAGGTCTGCCGTCACTCGACCTGCTGTGCTTCCTCGGTTCAACACTGATCAGCCGCGTACCAATCGCCGATGAGCCGTCTGGCAACGGCCAGGCATTGCGACAAAGGGTACTGACGCAAGTGGTGGACGAAGTGTCGCTGCTGGTCAGCCGCTACTCCCGCGATGCGGAATATTTTCAACAGGCCGCTGCGGTGACTGCGCCGGATTTTGAACGGATGGAAAACCTGCTGTTCCTCGACAGCCTGGCTTACGTCCATCGCCTCAACGACACGGCGCATGCGTCGCTGCTGCAACAAGCGCAGATCCCGCTGATAGAGCGTCTGCAACAGAGCCTGATCCAGCACGCTGACCGTCCGGCGCTGCACCTCGCCGAGCAGTCGATCAGCTATCGCCAGTTGCATGCGCACAGTCGGGCGATTCAACAGCGCTTGCAGCCTCTGCTCGACCAGCATCCGCAGCCATGGGTTGTCGGCATCTGCCTGCCGAAAAGCCCCGCGCTGTTCGCCTCGATTCTGGCGATTCTCGGCAGCGGTGCGGTGTACCTGCCGCTGGAGCCGAGCCATCCGTTGCAGCGCCAGCAATACATCCTGCAAAACGCCGGCGCGTTGCTGTTGCTGCACGACGGTCTACATCCGCTCAGCGAGTCGATACCCGGGCTCGACGTCAGTCGCATCGATAGTCTTGATGCCGACCTCGCAACCCCGTTGATGCGCCAGCGTCCCGAACTCGATGCGCCGTGCATGGCGCTCTACACCTCAGGCACCACCGGGCATCCGAAAGGTGTGCTGCTCAGCCAGACCAACCTGGCGCACTTCACCGCGTGGTACGCAGATTACGTGCAGTTGCGCGCCGAGAGTCGGGTGTTGCAGTTCTCTTCGCTGAGTTTCGATTCGTCACTGATCGACATCTTCCCGAGCCTGCTCACCGGCGCCGAACTGGTGGTGCCCGACGACACGCAGCGGCGCGATCCACTGCAATTGGTGGCGCTGATCCGCCGCCGCCAACTGACCCACGCCTTCCTGCCGCCGGCACTGTTGAGCATCCTGCCGCTGGAACAACTGCAGGGTGTGCAACAGGTGATGACGGGCGGCGATGTCTGCGAGCCGTTTGTCATCGAGCAACTGACCCGACAAGGCAAACTGCACAACCTCTATGGTCCCACCGAAGCCACGGTGCTGATCACTGCCCGGCAACTGAAACCCGGCGACAGCAACCGCAGTCTCGGCGCGCCGATCGCCAACAGCCAGGTGCTGATTCTCGATGACGACCTGCAACCGGTAGCCGAGCAGACCGTCGGCGAGTTGTTCATCGTCGGCCCCGGTGTCTGCCTCGGTTACCTGAACAATCCACAGCAGACCGCCGAGCGCTATCTGACCCTTGAATTGCCGGACGGCCAACAGCTGCGCGCCTACCGCAGTGGCGACATGGCCAAGTGGGGCGAGCAGGGCATCGAGCTGTGCGGACGGCGCGACAATCAAGTGAAGATCCGCGGTTTTCGAGTCGAGCCGGAAGAGATCGAGCGTTGCCTGCGCGAGAGCAAGTTGTATCGGCAAATCGCCGTGGTGATCGACAGTCAGCGACGGATTCTGGCGTTCCTCGCCCAGCCTCAATCGGACACCGCCCGCGATGCACTGAAGGCCCATGCCCAGCAATTTTTGCCGGACTACATGCAACCGGTGGCATGGACCGAACTGCCGAACATGCCGTTCGCCAGCAACGGCAAGGTCGACCGCAAAGCGCTATTGGCATTGCCGGTGAGCGTGCAGGACAGCGGGCCGAAATGCCTGCCGGCCAATGAGGACGAAGCGCTGCTGCTGCAGATCTGGGCGGAATTGCTGGAGCTGCCGACCAGCGACATTTCCACCGACGAAAGCTTCTTCAATCTCGGTGGTCACTCGATTTTGCTGTCACGGATGTTGCTGCGCTTGCGCGAGGAATTCGGCCGCAGCATCTCGATCAACCGGTTCATCGAACAGCCGACCATCGTCAAACTCGCGACCTTGGTACGCGGCACCGATGACAGCGCCGTGCTCAGCGCCCAGGCCATGGCCGACGCTGAACGGGCGCTGGATATCGAGCCGCTGCCGATCAGCCGCATGGGCAACGTGCACAAGGTGATTGTAACGGGCGCGAACAGTTTTGTCGGCGTGCACATCGTCGAGGCGCTGCTCGGTTGGGGCGCCAGCGAAGTGGCGTGTCTGGTGCGCGACGGCGGCGGGCAAACGGCGGCGCAACGCTTCGCTCAGGCACTGCGCGAGAACCGGCTCGAACATCTCGATCTGAGTCGGGTGCGCGTTTATGCGGCTGATATCTGCCGCCCGCAACTGGGGC
Protein-coding sequences here:
- a CDS encoding DUF3050 domain-containing protein, which translates into the protein MSQTKQQLALKKAELSAHPIFAEINSMTVLRRFMETHVFAVWDFMSLTKRLQQELTCTRLPWLPPRDPHAARLINEIVLGEESDDRLDHGHYSHFELYLDAMREVGASTAAAERFVALQQEGVSYDVALQSVEVDPAAAQFVRDTLRTALHAPGHSVAAAFLHGRESVIPTMFQRILDDWGIGIEQAPIFRYYLERHIEVDSEDHGPAAEQLLKRLVDGDPQREAEVYASAIAAVESRIALWDGLRVSMREPLAEVAQ
- a CDS encoding diiron oxygenase; the encoded protein is MNAADYQSFADAWESRATIRTRPRRMLENDERLIYPLSRQPLVLSDTFLRECPQQRDFALVQTLYKFINDVVIFETEIVDKTARSIAKDRFAVAFPFACRYDAMTVVVDEDYHALVAMDFMQQTVAMTGIEPIQLPNEIELSRAIPAAVARAPEHLRSAVELICVAIAENTVTGDVAAFARDDTVKPSIKGLMADHLLDEGRHSSFWARMVRIYWHTASEADRETIAQILPVFIGHYLTNDIQKSFDLRLIDALPVGETTRHSLREEMAGLAFPINRHHPLVGNIVKFFHNSSLLDTPCVQHALHDYLV
- a CDS encoding non-ribosomal peptide synthetase, giving the protein MKRLDILLIGVSQAMTDLAHELEQHGHTLARSGAAQPTVDLIIDEGFIGAGDFCAIPHLHLRLGVGALSLAGLPSLDLLCFLGSTLISRVPIADEPSGNGQALRQRVLTQVVDEVSLLVSRYSRDAEYFQQAAAVTAPDFERMENLLFLDSLAYVHRLNDTAHASLLQQAQIPLIERLQQSLIQHADRPALHLAEQSISYRQLHAHSRAIQQRLQPLLDQHPQPWVVGICLPKSPALFASILAILGSGAVYLPLEPSHPLQRQQYILQNAGALLLLHDGLHPLSESIPGLDVSRIDSLDADLATPLMRQRPELDAPCMALYTSGTTGHPKGVLLSQTNLAHFTAWYADYVQLRAESRVLQFSSLSFDSSLIDIFPSLLTGAELVVPDDTQRRDPLQLVALIRRRQLTHAFLPPALLSILPLEQLQGVQQVMTGGDVCEPFVIEQLTRQGKLHNLYGPTEATVLITARQLKPGDSNRSLGAPIANSQVLILDDDLQPVAEQTVGELFIVGPGVCLGYLNNPQQTAERYLTLELPDGQQLRAYRSGDMAKWGEQGIELCGRRDNQVKIRGFRVEPEEIERCLRESKLYRQIAVVIDSQRRILAFLAQPQSDTARDALKAHAQQFLPDYMQPVAWTELPNMPFASNGKVDRKALLALPVSVQDSGPKCLPANEDEALLLQIWAELLELPTSDISTDESFFNLGGHSILLSRMLLRLREEFGRSISINRFIEQPTIVKLATLVRGTDDSAVLSAQAMADAERALDIEPLPISRMGNVHKVIVTGANSFVGVHIVEALLGWGASEVACLVRDGGGQTAAQRFAQALRENRLEHLDLSRVRVYAADICRPQLGLTDADYQRLDHEFGALVHNAANVNHVLDYESLAADNVEPIFELLRLCEGHSKKVLNFVSTLSASSTVDAEGRVLELPAATTPPIYIRNGYNLSKWVGERILERARERGVRVNLYRPGNISFNSLSGVCQPHKNRLMLMLKGSIQLGQVPAFALNFDLMPVDFLARFIAFHASRYSPERAVFNLHNPEPLSWDAYVASFRETGSEFSLVSVADWQQQLGRVDADNALFGVLGFYLNGFEEDIGDISLIGHANAQAGVQQMGAHYPQKSAALLRRGCDYLKQINFI